The following proteins come from a genomic window of Actinomycetota bacterium:
- a CDS encoding PaaI family thioesterase, translating to MHPAGWEPEGIVRLRWEPPLWTRTPAGWVQGGFLAVVLDMAQSFAVVTVSPDGHGAVTLDMGVTFLESPMAESYIVEARTVRAGRTIAHTEGTITDSQGRLVATGRQTNLVRAFRRPEPDEGGS from the coding sequence GTGCACCCTGCCGGGTGGGAGCCTGAAGGCATCGTCCGGCTGCGCTGGGAGCCGCCGCTTTGGACCAGGACGCCCGCCGGGTGGGTCCAGGGAGGTTTCCTGGCCGTCGTTCTGGACATGGCGCAGAGCTTCGCCGTGGTGACGGTGTCGCCCGATGGCCACGGAGCGGTCACGCTGGACATGGGCGTCACGTTCCTGGAGTCGCCCATGGCGGAGTCATACATCGTGGAGGCCAGGACCGTAAGGGCCGGCCGCACGATCGCCCACACCGAAGGAACGATCACCGACTCGCAAGGCAGACTTGTCGCAACGGGACGCCAGACGAACCTCGTCAGGGCCTTCCGGCGGCCAGAGCCGGACGAAGGGGGAAGCTGA
- a CDS encoding ABC transporter ATP-binding protein — protein MSQRDARRTSSGPSGGQSRTKGEADTETTPKRDEEKARQEPLPPAALEALLAAGVEARAEGDADAPANERGPQAGQAPAPEAADPSDEPEPFSIYDLFEEAKQQKKSVRKLPGLLRASLALVWAASPRDFAMSAALEVVVGAGAAVSLLAGKEALEGLLMRGGRGLGEILPSLLVLTGVSLVTRLLGALRMERQVLLADLVKRQAESRIFDVSSAMDLEAFEAPGFFDRLQRALANASFRPMSMVWAVLGLASGMLGIVGVGIALFAMQPLLLPLVGLAYLPLWIVRNKISRDRYQFFLHNTPNERERQYIRGVLGGRDEAKEVRAFDLSGMLRERYSRLYDDYLDDLRQRLRKRVRMSMVAEVLSGVMTAGTLGVVVWLFVTRRMSLATAGASVAALRMLSSRVETVGHSASSLYEAGLFLEDYTSFLELMPEVEARRPTAEAPADFKTLEAQGISFTYPGSTKPALEDVSLRLSRGEVVALVGENGSGKTTLAKILAHLYQPQKGRILWDGTDTSQCDRQGLRRSIALIFQDFVRYKLPARDNIGMGRHDRASDLDAVVTAAQRVGAHDFLSKLPNGYDTLLTKEFKGGRDLSVGQWQRVALGRAFFRDAPFIILDEPTAALDPRAEYELFERVRDLCSGRSVLLISHRFSSVRSADRIYVLESGRVVEAGRHEELMERNGLYAELFTLQASAYLDTPSRPAGEAPGG, from the coding sequence TTGTCGCAACGGGACGCCAGACGAACCTCGTCAGGGCCTTCCGGCGGCCAGAGCCGGACGAAGGGGGAAGCTGACACGGAAACGACGCCGAAGCGCGACGAAGAGAAGGCCCGCCAGGAGCCTCTGCCGCCGGCGGCCCTAGAGGCCCTGCTCGCAGCCGGTGTCGAGGCGCGGGCCGAGGGCGATGCGGACGCTCCGGCCAACGAGCGGGGTCCCCAGGCCGGGCAGGCTCCGGCCCCGGAAGCCGCGGACCCATCCGACGAACCGGAGCCGTTCAGCATCTACGACCTGTTCGAGGAGGCCAAGCAGCAGAAGAAGTCGGTGAGGAAGCTCCCCGGCCTCTTGCGGGCGTCCTTGGCTTTGGTCTGGGCGGCGAGCCCCCGCGATTTCGCGATGAGCGCCGCGCTGGAGGTGGTGGTCGGCGCCGGAGCGGCGGTCTCGCTGCTGGCCGGAAAGGAGGCGCTCGAGGGACTGCTGATGCGCGGCGGGCGAGGCCTTGGCGAGATCCTCCCGAGCCTCCTGGTGCTCACCGGCGTGTCGCTCGTCACCCGGCTCCTGGGGGCCCTCCGCATGGAAAGGCAGGTCCTGCTCGCCGACCTCGTCAAGAGACAGGCCGAGTCGCGCATCTTCGACGTGTCCTCGGCCATGGATCTCGAAGCCTTCGAGGCCCCCGGTTTCTTCGATCGACTTCAGAGGGCTTTGGCCAATGCCTCGTTCCGTCCCATGTCGATGGTCTGGGCGGTGCTGGGACTGGCAAGCGGGATGCTCGGAATCGTCGGCGTGGGCATCGCGCTGTTCGCGATGCAGCCTCTGCTACTGCCGCTGGTCGGGCTGGCCTACCTGCCGCTGTGGATCGTCCGGAACAAGATCAGCCGCGACAGGTACCAGTTCTTCCTACACAACACGCCCAACGAAAGGGAGCGGCAGTACATCCGCGGAGTGCTCGGGGGCCGCGACGAGGCCAAGGAGGTCCGGGCCTTCGACCTGTCCGGGATGCTCCGCGAGCGGTACTCACGGCTATACGACGACTATCTCGACGACCTCCGGCAGCGCCTGCGGAAGCGTGTGCGGATGTCGATGGTCGCGGAGGTATTGAGCGGCGTGATGACCGCCGGCACTCTCGGCGTCGTCGTCTGGCTGTTCGTAACCCGGCGGATGTCGCTGGCCACAGCCGGCGCCTCCGTTGCTGCCCTGAGGATGCTCAGCTCGCGCGTGGAGACGGTGGGACACAGCGCGAGCAGCCTGTACGAAGCGGGCCTATTTCTGGAGGACTACACGTCGTTCCTGGAGCTGATGCCCGAGGTCGAGGCGAGGCGGCCGACGGCGGAGGCTCCCGCGGACTTCAAGACTCTCGAGGCGCAGGGCATCTCGTTCACGTATCCCGGCAGCACCAAGCCGGCACTGGAGGACGTGTCCCTTCGGCTTTCGCGCGGAGAAGTCGTGGCTCTGGTCGGTGAGAACGGCTCCGGCAAGACGACGCTGGCGAAAATCCTCGCGCACCTGTACCAGCCGCAGAAGGGCCGGATCCTGTGGGACGGCACGGACACGTCCCAGTGCGACCGGCAGGGTCTGCGGCGGTCGATAGCCCTGATCTTCCAGGACTTCGTCCGGTACAAGCTGCCCGCCCGGGACAACATCGGCATGGGCCGTCACGATCGGGCGTCTGACCTCGACGCCGTCGTCACGGCCGCCCAGCGGGTTGGAGCGCACGACTTCCTGTCGAAGCTGCCGAACGGATACGACACGCTGCTCACCAAGGAGTTCAAGGGGGGCCGGGACCTGTCGGTGGGCCAATGGCAGCGGGTAGCCCTGGGCCGCGCCTTCTTTCGCGACGCGCCGTTCATCATCCTGGACGAGCCGACCGCGGCCCTCGACCCCCGGGCCGAGTACGAGTTGTTCGAGCGAGTGCGCGACCTGTGCAGCGGCCGGTCGGTACTTCTCATCTCCCACCGCTTCTCCAGCGTCCGTTCCGCCGACCGCATCTACGTGCTGGAGTCGGGCCGAGTGGTCGAGGCGGGCCGCCACGAGGAGCTGATGGAAAGAAACGGGCTGTACGCCGAGCTGTTCACGCTTCAGGCGTCGGCCTATCTGGACACGCCGTCCAGACCTGCCGGGGAGGCCCCGGGGGGTTGA
- a CDS encoding transglutaminase-like domain-containing protein, whose translation MDAIDRFTEIIRSDDFRVAEAFLAFARLAHPDLDAEPYIDVLDDLGMRVQPAVESEQTQTKKLATLGAFLTEAGFRGNHDDYPDPRNSYLNEVIDRRLGIPISLSVVWIECGIRAGIEMAGIGMPMHFLVGVEGTDLLADPFDGGRLLSRSEAQAIFENRTGGRIEWRDDYLRATTPLQMVRRALSNLKAVYAASSGMQQLLAVENYLLAMPDAPLEELKERATLLSALGRYPQAIADLRTYLEDGPDDADQVEREIRRLQASMN comes from the coding sequence ATGGACGCCATCGACCGCTTCACGGAGATCATCCGCTCCGACGACTTCAGGGTCGCCGAGGCGTTCCTGGCCTTCGCCCGGCTCGCGCACCCCGACCTGGACGCCGAGCCGTACATCGACGTCCTCGACGACCTCGGGATGCGGGTCCAGCCGGCGGTGGAATCCGAGCAGACCCAGACCAAGAAGCTGGCGACGCTGGGGGCTTTCCTGACGGAGGCGGGGTTCCGCGGAAACCACGACGACTACCCCGACCCCCGCAACTCCTACCTGAACGAGGTCATCGACCGTAGGCTCGGAATCCCGATCTCGCTGTCGGTCGTCTGGATCGAATGCGGCATCCGCGCGGGCATCGAGATGGCCGGCATCGGCATGCCGATGCACTTCCTCGTGGGGGTCGAGGGGACCGACCTGCTCGCGGACCCGTTCGACGGGGGAAGGCTGCTGTCCAGGTCGGAGGCCCAGGCGATCTTCGAGAACCGGACCGGAGGCCGTATCGAGTGGCGGGACGACTACCTACGCGCGACGACCCCCCTGCAGATGGTCCGGCGGGCACTGTCGAACCTCAAGGCTGTGTACGCGGCATCGTCCGGGATGCAGCAGCTGCTGGCGGTCGAGAACTACCTGCTCGCGATGCCGGACGCCCCGCTCGAGGAGCTCAAGGAGAGGGCGACGCTGCTGTCGGCTCTCGGCCGGTACCCGCAGGCGATCGCCGACCTGCGCACCTACCTGGAGGACGGACCGGATGACGCCGACCAGGTCGAGCGGGAGATCCGCAGGCTCCAGGCGTCGATGAACTGA
- a CDS encoding dihydrolipoamide acetyltransferase family protein, whose product MRRVFTLPDLGEGLEGAEVSRWLVAEGDPVTLNQPLVEVNTEKALVEIPSPYEGVVSKLHAGEGDQVRVGQHLVTFEVQGEEEPAEDGERKAVLVGYGVKGDKGTKSRPSLRPPGPRTKPAVPAAAGKALATPAVRKLAKDLGVDLAAVSGTGPEGRITREDVQAAASAPAPAPVAPRVAAEPGDERIAVRGVRRLIAEKMTSSWTQIPHVTTYLTVDCTEAESFRAQLPAKVTLLPVVVRALAEVVKHHPKLNSSYDAASGEIIVRKSFHAGIATDTPAGLMVAVVRDAGEMGIATLAREMAAAVSAAREGTATPQQLTGSTLTVSNVGTFGAEFGTPIINAPEAAILALGVVESRPLVYRGTIEARLATTLSLSFDHRVLDGAEAGYALAELREHLEDPEALRSLPAD is encoded by the coding sequence ATGCGCCGCGTCTTCACCCTCCCCGACCTGGGCGAGGGACTCGAGGGGGCCGAGGTGTCCCGCTGGCTAGTGGCGGAAGGCGACCCCGTCACCCTCAACCAGCCGCTTGTCGAGGTGAACACGGAGAAGGCGCTGGTCGAGATCCCGTCGCCCTACGAAGGAGTCGTGTCCAAGTTGCACGCGGGCGAAGGCGACCAGGTCCGGGTCGGACAGCACCTCGTCACGTTCGAGGTCCAGGGCGAGGAGGAGCCGGCGGAAGACGGAGAGCGCAAGGCCGTCCTGGTGGGTTACGGGGTAAAGGGCGACAAGGGGACCAAGTCCCGGCCCTCGCTGAGGCCCCCCGGCCCCCGGACCAAGCCCGCGGTCCCGGCCGCAGCCGGCAAGGCCCTCGCCACCCCGGCCGTCCGCAAGCTGGCCAAGGACCTCGGGGTCGACCTGGCAGCCGTGTCCGGGACCGGACCCGAGGGGCGCATCACGCGCGAGGACGTCCAGGCCGCCGCGTCCGCGCCGGCACCCGCCCCCGTGGCTCCCCGGGTGGCGGCCGAGCCGGGCGACGAGCGGATCGCTGTGCGGGGGGTCCGCCGGCTGATCGCCGAGAAGATGACCTCGTCGTGGACCCAGATCCCGCACGTCACCACCTACCTGACCGTGGACTGCACGGAGGCCGAGTCCTTCCGCGCGCAGCTGCCGGCGAAGGTCACGTTGCTGCCGGTGGTCGTCCGGGCTCTCGCCGAGGTGGTGAAGCATCACCCGAAGCTGAACTCCTCCTATGACGCCGCGTCCGGCGAGATCATCGTCCGGAAGTCGTTTCACGCGGGCATCGCCACCGACACGCCGGCCGGGCTGATGGTCGCCGTGGTGCGCGACGCGGGTGAGATGGGCATCGCCACGCTCGCTCGCGAGATGGCGGCTGCGGTTTCCGCCGCACGGGAAGGAACCGCGACGCCTCAGCAGCTCACCGGAAGCACGCTGACGGTGTCCAACGTCGGGACCTTCGGAGCCGAGTTCGGGACTCCGATCATCAACGCTCCGGAGGCGGCGATCCTGGCGCTGGGGGTCGTGGAGTCGAGGCCCCTCGTCTACCGAGGAACGATCGAGGCCAGGCTCGCCACCACGCTGTCGCTTTCGTTCGACCACCGCGTGCTGGACGGGGCCGAGGCCGGCTATGCGCTGGCCGAACTGCGAGAGCACCTCGAGGACCCAGAAGCTCTGAGGTCGTTGCCGGCCGACTGA
- a CDS encoding alpha-ketoacid dehydrogenase subunit beta: MPETTMAAALNTALADSLERDDRVLVFGEDVGKLGGVFRITQGLQQRFGETRVFDTPLAESGIAGISVGLALAGWRPVAEMQFDAFSYPALNQTISHIARYRYRSRGRAPMPVVIRIPEAGGIGAAENHSDSPETYYAHTVGLKVVVPSTPMDAYDLLVQSIADPDPVVFLEPKSRYWSKESGELKSGGLPIGRARVVREGGHCTLIAWGAMVSRCLEAADLAAEDGVELEVVDLRTLVPLDLETLAVAVRTTGRAVVVHEAPMTLGFGAEVVARLVEDCFVNLEAPVLRVTGYDTPYPPATIEEHYVPSVERILSAVGRVLSY, from the coding sequence ATGCCTGAGACCACGATGGCCGCGGCCCTCAACACGGCCCTGGCCGACTCCCTTGAGCGCGACGACAGGGTCCTGGTCTTCGGGGAGGACGTCGGCAAGCTCGGCGGCGTGTTTCGCATCACGCAGGGGCTCCAGCAGCGGTTCGGTGAGACGCGGGTGTTCGACACGCCCCTGGCCGAGTCGGGGATCGCCGGCATCTCCGTCGGACTGGCTCTCGCGGGGTGGCGTCCGGTGGCGGAGATGCAGTTCGACGCGTTCAGCTACCCGGCCCTGAACCAGACGATCTCGCACATCGCCCGCTACCGGTACCGGTCCCGGGGCCGCGCGCCGATGCCGGTCGTGATCAGGATCCCGGAGGCCGGCGGCATCGGAGCGGCCGAGAACCACTCGGACTCGCCGGAGACCTACTACGCCCACACGGTGGGGCTGAAGGTCGTCGTGCCGTCCACGCCGATGGACGCCTACGACCTGCTTGTCCAGTCGATTGCCGACCCCGACCCGGTCGTGTTCCTCGAGCCCAAGAGCCGGTACTGGTCCAAGGAGTCCGGTGAGCTTAAGTCCGGCGGCCTTCCCATCGGACGGGCGAGGGTCGTGCGCGAGGGCGGGCACTGCACGCTCATCGCCTGGGGCGCCATGGTCTCGCGCTGCCTGGAGGCCGCCGACCTCGCCGCCGAGGACGGAGTCGAGCTCGAGGTGGTGGACCTGCGAACGCTGGTCCCCCTGGACCTCGAGACGCTGGCGGTGGCCGTCCGGACGACCGGCCGCGCCGTGGTGGTCCACGAGGCGCCGATGACCCTCGGGTTCGGAGCCGAGGTCGTGGCTCGGCTCGTCGAGGACTGCTTCGTCAACCTCGAGGCCCCCGTCCTGCGCGTCACCGGCTACGACACCCCCTACCCGCCGGCGACGATCGAGGAGCACTACGTCCCCAGCGTCGAGCGGATCCTGTCCGCCGTCGGCCGCGTCCTGAGTTACTAG
- the pdhA gene encoding pyruvate dehydrogenase (acetyl-transferring) E1 component subunit alpha, whose amino-acid sequence MKVEEPQPLVDQEPADVPFRLLTPDGTLQGDLPPGLDRDRLRDLYRLMALVRRADLEATALQRQGELAVWAPLSGQEAAQVGSAFALQPQDMAFPSYREMGAAVVRGVDIVDYLHFYRGTWHGGMYDPAEHGFGMISVPVASQCLHAVGWAMGAAMDGKDACALAYFGDGATSEGDFHEACNFSAVFKAPAIFFCQNNGWAISVPLSKQTAAPIHRKAAGYGLPGVRVDGNDILAVVQVTQEARQRAVDAGIPTLIEAVTYRLGPHSTADDASIYQPREEVERWQALEPLSRYRTFLESQGIADAAFFGSVDEEAAAIAAKIRAGIAAAPPRPVHEMFQWVYEQTPQHLARQRDEVLHGGQDADA is encoded by the coding sequence TTGAAGGTAGAGGAGCCGCAGCCGCTGGTCGACCAGGAACCGGCCGACGTCCCTTTCCGGCTCCTGACCCCGGACGGCACCCTGCAGGGCGACCTGCCCCCCGGCCTGGACCGCGACCGCCTCCGGGACCTGTACCGCCTCATGGCTCTGGTCCGTCGGGCCGACCTGGAGGCGACGGCGCTCCAGCGCCAGGGCGAGCTGGCGGTGTGGGCGCCGCTGTCCGGACAGGAGGCCGCACAGGTCGGCAGCGCCTTTGCGCTCCAGCCCCAGGACATGGCTTTCCCCTCCTACCGGGAGATGGGTGCGGCCGTCGTCCGCGGAGTGGACATCGTCGACTACCTGCACTTCTACCGGGGGACCTGGCACGGCGGGATGTACGACCCGGCCGAGCACGGCTTCGGGATGATCTCGGTGCCCGTCGCCAGCCAGTGTCTGCACGCGGTCGGCTGGGCGATGGGCGCGGCGATGGACGGCAAGGACGCGTGCGCTCTGGCCTACTTCGGCGACGGCGCCACCTCCGAAGGTGACTTCCACGAGGCCTGCAACTTCTCCGCCGTGTTCAAGGCCCCGGCGATCTTCTTCTGCCAGAACAACGGCTGGGCCATCTCGGTGCCGCTTTCAAAGCAGACGGCAGCGCCCATCCACCGCAAGGCGGCCGGCTACGGCCTCCCCGGTGTCCGGGTGGACGGAAACGACATCCTCGCCGTGGTCCAGGTGACGCAGGAGGCCAGGCAGCGCGCGGTGGACGCGGGGATCCCGACCCTCATCGAAGCCGTCACCTACCGACTCGGCCCCCACTCGACGGCCGACGACGCCAGCATCTACCAGCCGCGCGAGGAGGTCGAGCGGTGGCAGGCGCTGGAACCTCTGTCGCGCTACCGGACGTTCCTGGAGTCGCAGGGGATCGCCGACGCAGCCTTTTTCGGCTCGGTTGACGAAGAGGCCGCGGCCATCGCTGCCAAGATCCGTGCGGGGATCGCGGCGGCGCCGCCGCGGCCGGTTCACGAAATGTTCCAGTGGGTCTACGAGCAGACCCCCCAGCACCTGGCGCGGCAGCGCGATGAAGTGCTGCACGGCGGTCAGGACGCCGATGCCTGA
- the paaD gene encoding 1,2-phenylacetyl-CoA epoxidase subunit PaaD, translating to MIRDDVARALESVVDPEIPSCSIVDLGMVERVEVTDDVVHVELLPTFVGCPAKNVIGQDVRKALESVCGPRRIEVVFVYDPPWTASRVTETGRERLREYGISSDRLGGTAHGCPYCGSADTVVESPFGPTPCRSTHFCNACRNVFEGFKDKGGPVLTIARGPGGRS from the coding sequence GTGATCCGCGACGACGTGGCGCGGGCGCTGGAGTCGGTCGTCGACCCGGAGATCCCGTCCTGCTCGATCGTGGATCTGGGGATGGTCGAGCGCGTCGAGGTGACCGACGACGTTGTCCACGTCGAGCTTCTTCCGACCTTTGTCGGGTGCCCCGCCAAGAACGTCATTGGGCAGGACGTCCGCAAGGCCCTAGAGTCCGTCTGTGGCCCCCGGCGCATCGAGGTCGTCTTCGTGTACGACCCTCCCTGGACCGCGTCGCGGGTCACGGAAACGGGACGCGAGCGTCTGCGCGAGTACGGCATCTCCTCGGACCGTCTCGGCGGGACCGCCCACGGCTGCCCTTACTGCGGCTCGGCGGACACCGTCGTGGAGTCGCCGTTCGGGCCCACGCCGTGCCGAAGCACGCATTTCTGCAATGCTTGCCGCAACGTCTTCGAGGGGTTCAAGGACAAGGGCGGACCCGTCCTGACGATCGCGAGAGGTCCCGGAGGCCGGAGTTGA
- the paaC gene encoding 1,2-phenylacetyl-CoA epoxidase subunit PaaC, with the protein MAELDHARLALLLSLADDELVIGHRHSEWTGWAPMIEADLAFSSIAQDEIAHAQLLYELAEPLDGRDPDALALGRPPTEYRNAIICEGSNREWGYTLARQYLYDTADDVRLESLERSSWTELAKAVSVIRLEERYHLDHARTWTDRLLNGPPEAKEHLLEGFRTALPGCGGIFEPLWEEEVLLRDRTLPDSSAELLERWTQAIGPDLLAHGLVLPDLNSSMGGRYGRHTPEFDQLWDDLTGLYRTHAGASW; encoded by the coding sequence ATGGCTGAGCTCGACCACGCCCGGCTCGCGCTGCTCCTGTCGCTGGCCGACGACGAACTGGTCATCGGGCACCGGCACTCGGAGTGGACGGGCTGGGCCCCCATGATCGAAGCCGACCTTGCGTTCTCGTCGATCGCGCAGGACGAGATCGCGCACGCCCAGCTTCTGTACGAGCTTGCCGAGCCGCTGGACGGGCGCGACCCCGACGCCCTGGCGCTCGGACGTCCGCCCACCGAGTACCGCAACGCAATCATCTGCGAGGGGTCCAACCGCGAGTGGGGCTACACGCTGGCCCGCCAATACCTGTACGACACGGCCGACGACGTCCGGCTGGAGTCGCTGGAGCGCTCGTCGTGGACCGAGCTCGCCAAGGCCGTGTCGGTCATCAGGCTGGAGGAGCGCTACCACCTCGACCACGCCCGGACGTGGACCGACCGTCTGCTGAACGGACCGCCCGAGGCCAAAGAGCACCTGCTGGAGGGCTTCCGGACGGCGCTGCCCGGGTGCGGCGGCATCTTCGAGCCGCTGTGGGAGGAGGAGGTCCTTCTCCGAGACCGGACCTTGCCCGACTCAAGCGCCGAACTCCTCGAGCGCTGGACCCAGGCCATCGGACCGGACCTGCTCGCGCACGGACTCGTCCTGCCCGACCTGAACTCGTCCATGGGCGGCCGCTACGGGCGGCACACTCCCGAGTTCGACCAGCTCTGGGACGACCTGACGGGCCTGTATCGCACCCACGCCGGGGCCAGCTGGTGA